In one Prosthecochloris aestuarii DSM 271 genomic region, the following are encoded:
- the map gene encoding type I methionyl aminopeptidase codes for MITIKSEREIDLMRESGAATSLVLDMIEREIKPGMTTLQLDTLAEAFIRDNGGVPSFLHYAPKGDPDVTPYPATLCVSINEEVVHGVPDAKRVIREGDIVSVDCGVYKGGYHGDSARTYLIGEVNPKVRKLVTVTRECLYLGIEQAVEGNRLHDISAAIERHARSFGYSVIENMVGHGIGSELHEEPPVPNYGRRKTGIRLREGMALAIEPMIAMGRSRNAVSRNGQWVAVTEDGKPSAHFEHTIIVRKEKAEIMTLSPSERK; via the coding sequence ATGATAACGATTAAAAGTGAACGCGAAATTGATTTGATGAGAGAGTCTGGTGCGGCAACGTCACTGGTTCTTGATATGATAGAGAGGGAAATAAAGCCAGGCATGACGACGCTCCAGCTCGACACGCTTGCCGAGGCCTTTATCCGTGATAACGGAGGTGTTCCCAGCTTTCTGCATTATGCCCCAAAAGGAGACCCGGATGTTACTCCTTATCCGGCAACCCTCTGTGTTTCTATCAATGAAGAGGTCGTCCATGGAGTGCCTGATGCGAAGCGAGTCATTAGAGAAGGCGACATAGTCTCTGTTGACTGCGGGGTTTACAAGGGAGGTTACCACGGTGATTCAGCCCGGACATACCTCATAGGAGAGGTCAATCCAAAAGTACGCAAGTTGGTAACCGTCACCAGAGAATGTCTATACCTTGGTATTGAGCAGGCTGTGGAGGGCAACCGGCTTCACGATATTTCTGCGGCTATTGAGCGCCATGCCCGTTCATTCGGATACAGTGTTATAGAGAATATGGTCGGTCATGGAATCGGCAGCGAACTTCACGAGGAGCCCCCGGTTCCGAACTACGGTCGGAGGAAGACCGGGATACGGTTACGCGAAGGTATGGCACTGGCAATAGAGCCCATGATCGCTATGGGACGTTCCCGGAACGCAGTTTCACGAAATGGCCAGTGGGTTGCCGTTACAGAAGATGGCAAACCGTCTGCACATTTCGAGCATACGATCATAGTAAGAAAAGAGAAGGCCGAGATTATGACACTCTCTCCCTCTGAACGGAAATGA
- the secY gene encoding preprotein translocase subunit SecY gives MKLTESLQNINKIPELRQRILYTLLLLFIYRLGSHITIPGVDAAAVSNASSSHSNDLFGLFDLFVGGAFARASIFSLGIMPYISASIIVQLLGAVTPYVQKLQKEGEEGRQKINQYTRYGTVLIAALQAWGVSVSLASPSSFGTIVVPDPGFFFMMTTVLILTASTVFVMWLGEKITERGIGNGISLIIMIGILARFPQSVIAEFQSVSLGSKNWIIEFIILALMVLIVAAVVVLTVGTRRIPVQHAKRVVGRKMYGGSTQYIPMRVNTAGVMPIIFAQSIMFLPNTFLSFFPESEVMQNVATIFSYDSWWYALMFGTMIVFFTYFYTAIAFNPKEVADTMRRQGGFIPGVRPGKSTADFIDNILTRITLPGAISLAFIAVLPTFLTKFANVTPGFAQFFGGTSLLIIVGVGLDTLQQVESHLLMRHYDGFMKSGKTRGRR, from the coding sequence ATGAAGCTGACTGAGAGCTTACAGAATATCAATAAAATCCCGGAATTGCGGCAGCGGATACTCTATACGCTGCTGCTCTTGTTTATTTACAGACTTGGTTCTCATATCACTATTCCAGGTGTCGATGCTGCAGCGGTAAGTAATGCTTCATCGTCTCATTCCAATGACCTCTTCGGTCTTTTCGATCTCTTCGTCGGTGGTGCATTTGCCCGAGCCTCGATTTTTTCGCTTGGTATCATGCCCTACATCTCAGCCTCGATTATCGTTCAGCTTCTCGGAGCGGTCACTCCCTATGTGCAGAAGCTTCAGAAAGAGGGTGAGGAGGGTCGACAGAAGATTAATCAGTACACCCGATACGGTACGGTACTCATTGCCGCGCTACAGGCGTGGGGCGTGAGCGTCAGTCTTGCAAGTCCGTCGTCATTCGGAACCATAGTCGTTCCTGACCCCGGCTTTTTCTTCATGATGACGACCGTACTTATTCTTACAGCAAGCACTGTTTTTGTGATGTGGCTCGGAGAAAAGATTACCGAGAGGGGTATAGGAAACGGCATCTCCCTTATCATCATGATCGGTATCCTCGCCAGATTTCCCCAGTCTGTCATCGCGGAGTTTCAATCGGTTTCGCTGGGAAGCAAAAACTGGATCATAGAGTTTATTATTCTTGCTCTCATGGTTCTGATTGTTGCAGCTGTCGTGGTCCTTACCGTAGGAACCAGAAGGATTCCTGTTCAGCATGCAAAAAGGGTTGTCGGTCGCAAAATGTACGGCGGATCGACGCAGTACATTCCTATGCGTGTCAACACCGCTGGTGTGATGCCCATTATTTTTGCACAGTCGATCATGTTTCTTCCCAATACCTTTCTGTCGTTTTTCCCTGAGAGCGAAGTGATGCAGAACGTGGCGACGATCTTTTCATACGACTCATGGTGGTACGCCCTGATGTTTGGAACGATGATTGTCTTCTTTACCTATTTTTATACCGCGATTGCATTCAATCCCAAGGAGGTGGCCGACACCATGCGTCGACAGGGCGGGTTCATTCCGGGTGTTCGTCCCGGTAAAAGCACCGCTGATTTTATCGACAATATTCTTACGAGAATAACGCTCCCTGGAGCTATATCGTTAGCTTTCATAGCTGTTCTGCCGACCTTTTTGACAAAATTTGCAAACGTGACGCCCGGATTCGCTCAATTCTTTGGCGGAACGAGTCTTCTTATTATTGTCGGTGTCGGACTCGATACCCTTCAGCAGGTAGAAAGCCATCTCCTGATGAGGCATTATGACGGATTTATGAAATCAGGCAAAACACGCGGCCGTCGATAA
- the rplO gene encoding 50S ribosomal protein L15, with translation MDLSSLSPAKGSVKNKKRVGRGQGSGNGTTAGKGNKGQQSRSGYKRPVSEGGQMPLYRRLPKFGFTKPNRKSVIGVNLSQIAKWIEDGRVSSEVGVEDFKQLCNASKSDYFKVLGNGELGTAVKITAHFVSKSAEEKIKQAGGEVILAERTLLEAERVRDLSTDEALLKPKAKLRKFKKQSKSS, from the coding sequence ATGGATTTAAGTTCTCTTAGTCCTGCTAAAGGTTCGGTAAAGAATAAGAAGCGAGTTGGCCGGGGTCAGGGGTCAGGAAACGGTACGACAGCAGGAAAAGGCAATAAAGGTCAGCAGTCAAGAAGCGGCTACAAAAGACCTGTATCAGAAGGGGGACAGATGCCCCTCTACAGAAGACTTCCTAAATTCGGTTTTACCAAGCCGAACAGGAAATCAGTCATAGGTGTCAATCTTTCACAGATTGCCAAATGGATTGAAGACGGCAGGGTTTCGTCTGAAGTCGGTGTTGAGGATTTCAAGCAGCTCTGCAATGCCAGCAAATCCGATTATTTCAAAGTGCTCGGTAATGGCGAACTCGGTACCGCAGTGAAAATAACGGCTCATTTTGTCAGTAAATCTGCTGAAGAGAAAATTAAGCAGGCTGGCGGTGAAGTTATCCTCGCAGAACGTACACTGCTTGAGGCTGAACGAGTAAGGGATTTATCTACGGACGAGGCTCTTCTTAAACCAAAGGCTAAGCTGAGAAAGTTCAAAAAGCAAAGCAAATCGTCCTGA
- the rpmD gene encoding 50S ribosomal protein L30, whose product MSDKNIRITQVRSIIGCTKKQKATIKSLGLGRPNYQVEKPDNPCTRGQVKVVQHIVKVEELS is encoded by the coding sequence ATGAGTGATAAAAATATCAGAATCACCCAGGTCCGCAGTATCATCGGCTGCACAAAGAAGCAGAAAGCGACGATCAAATCGCTTGGCCTGGGCAGACCTAACTATCAGGTCGAAAAGCCCGACAACCCCTGCACCAGAGGTCAGGTCAAGGTTGTTCAGCATATCGTTAAAGTTGAAGAGCTCTCATAG
- the rpsE gene encoding 30S ribosomal protein S5 codes for MSNKTAKNIRPGELNLKEKLVHINRTAKVVKGGKRFGFNAIVVVGDKEGHVGYGLGKANEVQDAIAKGVEDGKKNVVKVPIVKGTIPHQVVAKYGSAKVLMKPATPGTGLIAGGAVRAVLEMAGIHDILTKSLGSSNPHNVVKAAIKGLESMSDAYEVGERRSKNLKEVFES; via the coding sequence ATGTCGAACAAAACTGCGAAAAATATCAGGCCCGGTGAATTGAACCTGAAAGAGAAGCTTGTACATATCAACAGGACCGCTAAGGTTGTCAAGGGCGGTAAACGATTTGGTTTTAATGCCATTGTTGTTGTTGGTGATAAGGAAGGCCATGTAGGTTACGGTCTTGGTAAAGCCAACGAGGTTCAGGACGCGATAGCAAAGGGTGTTGAAGACGGCAAAAAGAACGTTGTCAAGGTTCCGATTGTCAAAGGTACAATCCCGCATCAGGTTGTAGCAAAATATGGATCTGCAAAGGTGTTGATGAAACCCGCAACTCCAGGTACCGGTCTTATTGCAGGCGGCGCAGTGCGTGCTGTACTCGAAATGGCAGGTATTCATGATATCCTCACCAAATCGCTTGGGTCATCCAACCCTCACAACGTTGTCAAAGCAGCTATCAAAGGACTTGAAAGCATGTCTGATGCATATGAGGTCGGAGAGAGGCGGTCAAAGAATTTGAAAGAGGTTTTTGAAAGCTAA
- the rplR gene encoding 50S ribosomal protein L18, with the protein MGQNDKAARRQKIKLRSKTRGQGTAASPRLCVFRSVSQIYAQLVDDVNGATLLAVSSMAKENKELKGTKTEVSHTIGKQIGEKALAQGITKVIFDRNGFRYHGRVKALAEGAREAGLVF; encoded by the coding sequence ATGGGACAAAACGATAAAGCTGCCCGCAGGCAGAAAATCAAGCTCCGCAGCAAAACAAGAGGGCAGGGAACAGCTGCAAGTCCAAGACTTTGTGTATTCAGAAGCGTTTCACAGATCTACGCTCAGCTTGTAGATGATGTCAACGGAGCGACACTCCTTGCTGTTTCAAGTATGGCGAAAGAAAACAAAGAGCTGAAGGGTACAAAAACAGAGGTCAGCCATACGATCGGCAAGCAGATTGGTGAAAAGGCTCTCGCACAGGGAATTACGAAAGTTATATTCGACCGTAATGGCTTCCGATATCATGGCCGTGTTAAAGCCCTTGCTGAAGGTGCCAGGGAAGCGGGACTGGTCTTTTAA
- the rplF gene encoding 50S ribosomal protein L6, with amino-acid sequence MSRIGKMPVQLADQAKIEIKDNVITVSGPKGTLQQQLVPEVSVDIADGQITVTRADDTKRSRAMHGLYRMLVSNMVDGVTKGFTRKLLISGVGFRAEMKSDLLALTLGYSHQIYFKAPEEVTIACPDPTTIEISGIDKALVGQVAAKIRSFRKPEPYRGKGIKFSDEVVRRKEGKTAGKK; translated from the coding sequence ATGTCAAGAATAGGAAAAATGCCGGTGCAGTTGGCAGACCAGGCAAAGATAGAGATTAAGGATAACGTTATTACGGTTAGCGGCCCGAAGGGAACCCTCCAGCAGCAGCTTGTGCCTGAAGTAAGCGTTGATATTGCTGACGGTCAGATTACTGTCACCAGAGCGGATGACACCAAGCGTTCAAGAGCCATGCACGGCCTGTACAGAATGCTTGTCAGCAATATGGTTGATGGTGTTACAAAAGGATTCACCAGAAAGCTTCTTATCAGCGGTGTCGGTTTCCGCGCCGAAATGAAAAGCGATCTTCTTGCGTTGACCCTTGGGTATTCACATCAGATCTATTTCAAAGCGCCCGAAGAAGTTACGATTGCCTGTCCTGATCCGACCACAATAGAGATCAGTGGTATCGATAAGGCTCTTGTTGGCCAGGTTGCCGCAAAGATCCGATCCTTCCGCAAGCCTGAGCCTTATCGTGGTAAAGGTATCAAGTTCTCGGATGAAGTCGTGCGCCGCAAGGAAGGTAAAACTGCCGGCAAGAAATAA
- the rpsH gene encoding 30S ribosomal protein S8, whose product MPVTDSIADYLTRLRNAGQAKNKTTDIPYSTQKENISKLLVEKGYIKNYTVITSDRFPFIRVELKYGSNGTFAIKEITRVSKPGRRVYEGKDLRKYLGGLGLLILSTSKGILTDKEAREQGVGGEVLFRIL is encoded by the coding sequence ATGCCTGTAACCGATTCAATTGCTGATTATCTGACCCGTTTGAGAAACGCGGGCCAGGCAAAAAACAAGACTACGGACATCCCGTATTCCACACAGAAAGAGAATATTTCTAAGCTCCTTGTAGAGAAAGGCTATATAAAGAACTATACCGTCATCACCTCCGACCGTTTTCCGTTTATCAGAGTCGAGTTGAAGTACGGCAGTAACGGCACATTTGCGATCAAGGAGATTACCAGGGTAAGCAAACCCGGTCGTAGAGTATATGAAGGCAAAGACCTGCGCAAGTATCTTGGTGGTCTTGGTCTGCTTATTCTATCAACCTCAAAGGGTATTCTTACCGACAAAGAGGCAAGAGAGCAGGGTGTAGGTGGAGAGGTCCTGTTCCGTATTCTTTAA
- the rpsN gene encoding 30S ribosomal protein S14: MAKKSVIARNEKRKALVEKYAAKREELKNAGDYEALSKLPRNSSATRVRNRCVLTGRGRGVYEKFGLCRHMFRKLALEGKIPGVKKASW; the protein is encoded by the coding sequence ATGGCAAAGAAAAGCGTAATAGCAAGAAATGAGAAAAGGAAAGCGCTGGTTGAAAAGTATGCCGCAAAGCGTGAAGAGCTGAAGAATGCGGGTGATTACGAAGCACTCAGCAAGCTTCCGCGCAACAGTTCTGCTACCAGGGTAAGAAACCGTTGTGTATTGACCGGGCGTGGTCGCGGAGTCTATGAGAAATTCGGTTTATGCCGTCATATGTTCCGCAAGCTCGCACTTGAGGGCAAGATCCCCGGTGTCAAAAAAGCAAGTTGGTAA
- the rplE gene encoding 50S ribosomal protein L5, protein MTKKDEKGSNLDIPVSRLAESYKEKVVPALMERFQYKNIMMVPKLTKISINIGVGEAASEPKLLETAMQELAQITGQKPQIRKARKAISNFKLREGQPIGCRVTLRKKYMYEFLDRFVTLAVPRIRDFRGLSNTSFDGRGNYTLGIREQIIFPEIDIDKVPRIQGMDISFVTTARTDEEAFALLSELGMPFKKKNN, encoded by the coding sequence ATGACAAAAAAAGACGAAAAGGGATCGAATCTCGATATTCCTGTTTCCCGCCTCGCTGAAAGTTACAAGGAAAAAGTTGTTCCTGCTCTGATGGAACGTTTCCAGTACAAAAATATCATGATGGTGCCGAAGCTCACCAAAATCTCCATCAATATCGGAGTTGGTGAAGCCGCATCCGAGCCGAAGCTCCTCGAAACCGCAATGCAGGAGCTTGCTCAGATTACCGGGCAGAAGCCACAGATCAGAAAAGCTCGCAAAGCCATATCAAACTTCAAGCTTCGTGAAGGACAGCCTATCGGTTGCCGGGTGACGCTGAGAAAGAAATATATGTATGAATTTTTGGACAGGTTTGTTACATTGGCCGTTCCGAGAATTCGCGATTTCCGTGGATTGAGTAACACAAGTTTCGACGGTCGCGGAAACTACACTCTTGGAATCAGAGAGCAGATTATCTTCCCGGAAATCGATATCGACAAGGTTCCGAGAATCCAGGGTATGGATATCAGCTTTGTGACGACTGCCAGAACTGATGAAGAGGCATTTGCGTTGCTCTCTGAGCTTGGTATGCCGTTCAAAAAGAAGAACAACTAA
- the rplX gene encoding 50S ribosomal protein L24: MKTANKQTKLHVRKNDTVVVIAGNDKGKTGKVLKAYPQACRVIVEGVNIRKRHVRPSQSHPQGAIIEREFPIHASNVKKG, encoded by the coding sequence ATGAAAACAGCCAATAAGCAGACAAAGCTGCATGTAAGAAAAAACGATACCGTTGTTGTTATCGCAGGAAACGACAAAGGCAAAACCGGGAAAGTCCTCAAGGCTTATCCACAGGCTTGCAGGGTAATTGTAGAGGGAGTGAACATCAGGAAACGTCACGTTCGCCCTTCACAGAGTCACCCGCAGGGTGCGATCATCGAACGCGAGTTCCCGATCCACGCTTCTAATGTTAAAAAAGGCTGA
- the rplN gene encoding 50S ribosomal protein L14, with the protein MIQKETNLVVADNSGAKKVRCIHVFGGTGRRYAAIGDQIMVTVKAAVPGGVVKKKDVCKAVVVRCAKEKKRKDGSYIRFDENAVVLLNAQGEPRGTRIFGPVARELRDRKYMKIVSLAPEVL; encoded by the coding sequence ATGATCCAGAAAGAGACTAATCTGGTTGTGGCTGATAATAGTGGTGCCAAAAAAGTTCGCTGTATCCATGTCTTCGGCGGTACAGGCAGACGCTATGCTGCAATCGGTGACCAGATCATGGTTACTGTAAAAGCTGCCGTTCCCGGTGGCGTTGTCAAGAAAAAAGACGTATGCAAGGCCGTTGTTGTCCGCTGCGCCAAAGAGAAGAAGAGAAAAGACGGTTCATATATCCGCTTCGATGAAAACGCAGTCGTTCTTCTCAATGCACAGGGCGAACCCAGAGGCACTCGTATTTTCGGTCCTGTAGCGCGCGAACTCAGAGACAGAAAATATATGAAGATTGTCTCTCTTGCTCCTGAAGTGCTCTGA
- the rpsQ gene encoding 30S ribosomal protein S17, with translation MANSAEERSSKKTWVGKVVSDRMDKAIVVAVERRIKHPVYKKYFKRTTRLMAHDQNNEAGIGDTVKVMECRPLSKRKTCRLVEIVEKAK, from the coding sequence ATGGCAAATAGTGCAGAAGAAAGAAGCAGTAAGAAAACCTGGGTAGGTAAGGTTGTCAGTGACAGGATGGACAAGGCTATCGTCGTTGCGGTTGAGCGCAGGATCAAGCATCCGGTCTATAAGAAATACTTTAAGCGTACCACCAGGCTCATGGCTCACGACCAGAACAACGAGGCAGGTATTGGTGATACCGTCAAGGTTATGGAGTGTCGTCCGCTCAGCAAGAGGAAAACCTGCAGGCTGGTCGAGATCGTAGAAAAAGCAAAGTAA
- the rpmC gene encoding 50S ribosomal protein L29: MKKYEIAALGKQELVNKITELEDRLADLNFYKVIEPPQNPMVFRNSRRDIARMKTQLQKIEEDEAKNS, encoded by the coding sequence ATGAAAAAGTACGAAATCGCAGCACTCGGTAAGCAGGAGCTGGTAAATAAAATTACTGAGCTTGAGGACAGGCTCGCAGATCTCAATTTTTATAAGGTTATCGAGCCTCCGCAGAACCCGATGGTTTTCCGCAACTCCCGACGCGATATTGCACGCATGAAAACTCAGCTGCAGAAAATCGAAGAGGACGAAGCGAAAAACTCCTGA
- the rplP gene encoding 50S ribosomal protein L16, with protein MLMPKRVKHRKVMRGKMKGNAGRGTTVTFGTYALKALEPAWITSRQIEAARVAMNRFMKRDGKIWIRIFPDKPVTKKPAETRMGSGKGNPEFWVAVVKPGRIMFEAEGVSQEVATEAFRLAAKKLPIKTKFIVRPEHEG; from the coding sequence ATGTTGATGCCGAAGAGGGTTAAACATAGAAAAGTGATGCGGGGCAAGATGAAGGGGAACGCCGGAAGAGGCACAACCGTTACCTTCGGTACCTACGCTCTTAAGGCTCTAGAGCCCGCATGGATAACAAGTCGTCAGATCGAGGCTGCACGTGTTGCGATGAACAGGTTCATGAAAAGGGATGGTAAGATCTGGATCAGAATCTTCCCTGACAAACCTGTCACCAAGAAACCTGCAGAAACACGCATGGGTTCGGGTAAAGGTAATCCTGAGTTCTGGGTGGCTGTCGTAAAGCCTGGTAGAATTATGTTTGAGGCTGAAGGCGTGTCTCAGGAAGTGGCTACAGAGGCGTTCAGACTCGCAGCCAAGAAACTTCCGATCAAGACCAAATTCATCGTCAGGCCCGAACACGAAGGCTAA
- the rpsC gene encoding 30S ribosomal protein S3: MGQKVNPTGFRLGIIRDWTSRWYDDSPVIAEKLKQDHVIRNYVQARLKRERAGIAKIVIERTTKHIKINIFAARPGAVVGRKGEEINNLSQELSRITGREVKIDVIEVIKPEIEAQLIGENIAYQLENRVSFRRAMKQAIQQAMRAGAEGIRIRCAGRLGGVEIARSEQYKEGKIPLHTLRANVDYASVTAHTIAGAIGIKVWVYKGEVLVQRIDAIEEDELKKIKDRRGEQRSRGRDSRNRRRRKPRQTT, encoded by the coding sequence TTGGGTCAGAAAGTTAATCCTACTGGATTTAGATTAGGGATTATCAGGGACTGGACATCCAGGTGGTATGATGATTCGCCTGTGATTGCTGAAAAACTGAAGCAGGATCATGTTATCCGTAACTATGTCCAGGCACGCTTGAAAAGAGAGCGCGCCGGTATTGCAAAGATTGTTATCGAGCGTACGACAAAACATATTAAGATCAATATCTTTGCGGCCCGGCCGGGCGCCGTTGTCGGCAGAAAGGGAGAGGAAATCAACAATCTGTCCCAGGAGTTGAGCCGTATTACCGGACGAGAGGTTAAGATCGATGTTATCGAAGTGATCAAGCCAGAGATCGAAGCTCAGCTTATCGGCGAAAATATCGCTTATCAGCTTGAGAACAGGGTATCTTTCCGTCGTGCTATGAAGCAGGCTATCCAGCAGGCTATGCGTGCAGGTGCAGAGGGTATCCGTATTCGCTGTGCAGGAAGGCTTGGTGGTGTTGAAATTGCACGTTCAGAGCAGTACAAGGAAGGCAAGATTCCGTTGCATACATTGAGAGCCAACGTTGATTATGCGAGCGTTACCGCGCACACCATTGCCGGAGCGATCGGAATCAAGGTATGGGTCTACAAGGGTGAGGTTCTCGTTCAGCGCATCGATGCTATTGAAGAGGATGAACTCAAGAAAATCAAGGATCGCCGCGGTGAGCAGCGTTCACGTGGACGCGACAGCCGTAACAGAAGACGTCGTAAACCGAGACAGACGACCTGA
- the rplV gene encoding 50S ribosomal protein L22, producing MQAKAILRHTPTSPRKMRIVAGLIRGKQVDQAKAILLNSTKAASRQVIQTLKSAVANYAQLNPEDRAGDNELVVKTIFVDEGPTIKRMLPAPMGRAYRIRKRSNHLTIVVDKGNPVKK from the coding sequence ATGCAAGCTAAAGCTATTTTACGGCATACGCCGACATCGCCGAGGAAAATGCGTATAGTTGCGGGGCTTATCCGCGGCAAGCAGGTTGATCAGGCCAAGGCGATTCTGCTGAACTCGACAAAGGCAGCATCCCGTCAGGTGATACAGACGCTTAAATCGGCTGTTGCAAACTATGCACAGTTGAATCCTGAAGATAGGGCCGGAGACAACGAGTTGGTTGTTAAGACGATTTTTGTTGACGAAGGACCGACTATAAAACGTATGTTACCTGCCCCTATGGGTCGGGCATACAGGATTCGTAAACGCTCGAATCACCTTACCATAGTCGTCGACAAGGGTAATCCAGTAAAAAAATAA
- the rpsS gene encoding 30S ribosomal protein S19, whose product MPRSLKKGPFIEGKLEKRILDMNSREEKKVVKTWARSSMISPDFVGHTVAVHNGKTHVPVYISENMVGHKLGEFAPTRTYRGHAGGKAEKGGSAPKRK is encoded by the coding sequence ATGCCAAGATCACTAAAGAAAGGTCCCTTTATCGAAGGAAAGCTCGAAAAGAGGATTCTTGATATGAACAGCAGGGAAGAGAAGAAAGTGGTGAAAACCTGGGCACGCAGTTCCATGATATCACCTGATTTTGTTGGTCACACGGTCGCTGTTCATAACGGCAAGACCCATGTTCCTGTCTATATCAGCGAAAATATGGTTGGTCACAAGCTCGGCGAGTTTGCCCCGACCAGAACGTATCGCGGTCATGCAGGCGGCAAGGCTGAGAAAGGCGGTTCAGCACCAAAGAGAAAATAA
- the rplB gene encoding 50S ribosomal protein L2, with product MAIRKLRPVTPASRYLSYPEFDEITKSEPEKSLLAPLKKSGGRNKAGRITSRHRGGGHKRFYRIIDFKRNKDNIPATVAAIEYDPNRSARIALLHYVDGEKRYILAPKGLKVGEQLLSGDKVEVKPGNTMPLKNIPLGTDIHNIEMKAGKGGQIVRSAGAYAVLAAKEGDYATLKLPSGEIRKVRIECRATIGGVGNADHENIVLGKAGRSRWLGVRPQTRGMAMNPVDHPMGGGEGKSKSGGGRKHPKSPWGQLAKGLKTRNKKKASSKLIVRGRKSK from the coding sequence ATGGCGATTAGGAAATTAAGGCCAGTTACACCGGCATCAAGGTACTTGTCATACCCGGAATTCGATGAGATTACCAAGAGTGAGCCTGAAAAAAGCTTGCTTGCACCACTGAAAAAATCAGGTGGAAGAAATAAGGCCGGGCGCATCACTTCACGTCACAGAGGTGGGGGACATAAACGCTTTTACAGGATTATCGATTTCAAGCGTAACAAGGATAACATTCCTGCTACAGTCGCTGCTATCGAATATGATCCGAATCGTTCAGCAAGAATTGCATTATTGCATTATGTTGATGGAGAAAAACGTTATATTCTTGCCCCGAAAGGATTGAAGGTTGGAGAGCAGCTGCTCAGCGGTGATAAAGTCGAGGTAAAGCCGGGCAATACGATGCCCTTGAAGAATATTCCTCTCGGTACCGACATTCATAACATTGAGATGAAAGCCGGCAAAGGCGGCCAGATTGTACGTTCAGCAGGTGCATACGCTGTCCTGGCAGCTAAAGAGGGAGATTATGCAACGCTGAAACTTCCTTCCGGAGAGATTCGTAAGGTTCGTATTGAGTGCCGCGCGACAATCGGCGGTGTCGGCAATGCAGATCACGAAAACATTGTCCTCGGTAAAGCCGGCAGAAGCCGTTGGCTCGGTGTGAGGCCGCAGACCCGTGGTATGGCAATGAACCCGGTTGACCATCCGATGGGTGGTGGTGAAGGTAAATCTAAATCAGGTGGTGGTCGCAAGCATCCAAAGTCTCCTTGGGGACAGCTTGCTAAAGGTCTGAAGACCAGAAACAAGAAGAAGGCGTCCAGCAAGCTTATCGTTCGCGGCCGCAAGTCGAAATAG
- the rplW gene encoding 50S ribosomal protein L23: MRNPLMQPWLTEKSTGLTEQKGQYVFKVKSAANKTEIKAAVEAKFGVDVASVRTVNCLGKTKRQFTRKGVLAGKKNDWKKAFITLKEGQAIDYYSGSTDQGEEKKSNKG, translated from the coding sequence ATGAGAAATCCGTTAATGCAGCCCTGGCTTACAGAAAAAAGCACAGGATTAACCGAGCAGAAAGGCCAGTATGTCTTCAAGGTAAAGAGCGCGGCTAATAAAACAGAAATCAAAGCCGCCGTAGAAGCCAAGTTCGGTGTCGATGTAGCGTCAGTCCGTACGGTCAACTGCCTTGGTAAAACGAAACGTCAGTTTACACGAAAAGGCGTTCTTGCAGGGAAGAAAAATGACTGGAAAAAGGCGTTCATTACTCTGAAAGAAGGACAGGCTATTGATTATTATTCAGGCTCTACTGATCAGGGTGAAGAGAAGAAATCCAATAAAGGCTAG